The nucleotide sequence GTCGCACCACCTGATGGGTTTTATCCGCAACGTGGAACGCTGCTCCGTGCAGAACGCCACCCAGCGCGTGGTCGAATACCTGCTGCAGGCGTCGGACCAGCAGCGTTCGAACGAGGTCAAGCTGGACTTGAAGAAAAGTCTGCTGGCATCGTTCCTGAACCTGGCGCCCGCCACCCTGTCGCGCGTGCTGCACCAGTTGACGGACTTGCATTTGATTAAAGTTAGCGGTTCGCTGATCCAGATCCAGCCCGATGCCTTGAAGACGTACCGCCATGGCTCCGCCACGGCCCTGCTGAGTTAAGCTTTTTCAGCAGGCAAGGTCAGCCGCCAGAACAGCAGGGCGAGCAAGCTGACCGCCGCGCCCAGCGCGCATACCCCATGCCAGCCCGCCAGCGCATACACGCTGGTGGCGGCAATCGCTCCCATACCGCTACCCACCGCATAAAACAGCATGTAGCACGCCACCAGGCGGCTGTGCGCGTCGCTGTCCTGTTTGAAAATCAGGCTCTGGTTCGTCACGTGGATGGCCTGCCCTGCCAGGTCCAGCGCGATGATGCCGACGATCAGGGGCCACAGGGCCGTACCGGCAAACCCGAGCGGCAGCCATGCAGCGAGCAGCAACAGCAGGGCCGCGCCCGTCGTCCATTGCGCGCGGCCCTTGTCGGCCAGCGCCCCGGCACGCGCCGCGCCCAGCGCGCCGATCACGCCCACCAGGCCAAACGCGCCGATGGCCGCATGGCTATAGCCTTGCGCCGTCAATGGCAGCACCAGGGCACTCCAGAAAATATTGAACACGGCAAACATCAGCATGGCCAGCGTGCCGCGCACGCGCAACACCTTGTTATGCATCAACATGTCCAGCATGGAGGCGAGCAGGGCGCCGTAGGCCAGCTTCTGATTGGATGGCTGCGCTGGCGGCAGCTTGCGCCGCAGCAGCAACAGCAGGGCGCAAGCCATGGCCGCCGAGACGAAATACACGGCGCGCCAGTCGGCGAGATCGGCCACCACGCCGGACAGCGTGCGCGCCAGCAGCAAGCCGATCACCACGCCGCCCTGCGCCATGCCCACCACCCGGCCCCGCTCGTGGCTGGCCGCCGCGCTGGCCGCGTAGGCAATCAAGCCTTGCGTCATGGCCGTGCCCAGCAAGCCCACCAGCAGCATGCCGCCCAGCAGGGCGGCCGTGGAGCGGGCGCAGCCCAGCGCCGCCAGGGTGATGGCCAGCAGGCCCAGCTGGATCAGGGTCAAACGGCGCCGGTTCAGCATGTCGCCCAAGGGCACGAGCAGCAGCAGGGCCAGCGCGCAGCCGATCTGCGTGGCCGTGATGACCATGCCGCTGGCGGCGTCCGTCATGCCGAATTCGTGCGCCAGGGTAGCCAGCAAGGGCTGGGCGTAATACACATTGGCCACGCTGAGGCCGGCTGCCGTGGCAAACAGCCAGACGAGGGTGGGCGGAAGTGCGGTCGTGAGGGGAGGGTTTGTGTCGCGCATAGAGTTGTATATAAGTGGTTTCAAATTAAAACCAGTTGGAGTCTACGCCGGGAAGTTTTAAAATGCAACCACTCAATCGTGGAGACTGCCCGTGGCCAAGCGCAAAAGCCTGAAAACCGACCCCTGTCCCGTGGCGCGCGCGCTCGACGTCATCGGCGAGCGCTGGTCGCTGCTGATCGTGCGCGATGCCTTCCACGGCATGCGCAGGTTCGGCGAATTCCAGAAAAGCCTGGGCGTGGCGAAGAACATCCTGGCCGACCGCCTGCATACGCTGGTGGAAGAGGGCATTTTTACGGTCGCGCCCGCCTCGGACGGCACGGCCTACCAGGAATATGTGCTGACGCAAAAGGGGCTGGCGCTGTTTCCCATCGTCGTCGGTTTGCGCCAGTGGAGCGAGGAGCAGCTGTTCGAGGCGGGCGAGGCGCATTCCACCCTGCTGCAGCGCGGTTCAGGCTTGCCCGTGCGCCGCATCGACGTGCTGGCCGAGGATGGACGCGTCTTGCAGGCGGGCGATACCGTCGTGCATAAGGTGGTCACTGAGGTGGAGCCGAAGGCATGAAGCGCGTGGCCGTCATCGGCGGCGGCATCACGGGCGTCACCAGCGCTTACGCGCTGGCGAAACGGGGCGTCAATGTCACCCTGATCGAACGCCACCGCTATGCGGCCATGGAAACATCGTATGCGAATGGCGGGCAATTATCGGCCTCGCATGCGGAAGTGTGGAACCACAAGGCGACGATATGGAACGCCTTGAAATGGATGGCGCGGCGCGATGCACCACTGCTGCTCAATCCGACTCCCGGCTGGCACAAGCTGAGCTGGTTTGCGCAATTTCTCGCCGCCATGCCGCACTACGAGCGCAACACGATCGCCACGGCGCGCATGGCGATCGCCGCGCGCGAACAATTGTTTGCGTGGGCGCAAACAGAAAACATCGCTTTCGATCATCGCCGCGCCGGCATCCTGCACATTTACCGGGACCGGCGCGGCTTCGAGCGGGCGGCCGGCGTGTCGCGCCTGCTGGCGCAGGGCGGCTTGCAGCGGCGCGCCGTCACGCCGCAGGAGATGCGCGCCATCGAACCGACCCTCACCGGCGACTTTTACGGCGGCTACTACACGGACAGCGATTCCACGGGCGACATCCACAAATTCACCAGCGGCCTGGCCGACGCCTGCGCCCGCCTGGGCGTGGCCTGCCGCTATGGCGCACAGGTGACGGCGCTGGCGCGCGAGCACGGCAAGGTGCGTGTCAGCCTGGGCGAGGACAGTACCCTGTTCGACGCCGTCGTCATTTGCGCGGGCACGGCCAGCCGCGCCCTGGCGGCATCGCTGGGCGACCATGTGAATGTGTATCCGGTGAAAGGCTATTCGATCACCGTGCAGCTGGACGACGAAGCCAGCCAGGCGGCCGCACCCAAGGTCAGCCTGCTCGATGATGCCACCAAGCTGGTCAGCAGCCGCCTGGGCGAGGACCGGCTGCGGGTGGCGGGCACGGCGGAATTCAATGGCATCAATTACGATATCCGCGCCGACCGCATTCGCCCGCTGCTGCAGTGGGTAGAGCAGTGTTTTCCTGGCGTGAATACGCGCAAGGTGATCCCGTGGGCGGGCTTGCGCCCCATGCTGCCCGCCATGCTGCCAAAAGTGGGGCCTGGCAAGGCGCCGGGTGTGTACTACAACACGGGCCATGGCCACCTGGGCTGGACCCTGGCGGCTGCCACGGCGGAGCTGGTAGCAGAGGTGGTGGCTAGTTCTTTGGCAACAAATCGCTGAGCGCGGCGCGACCCTTGACGGTCAGGAAGGGGCCGACCTTGTTGTAGGGCAGCAGGAAGTCGTTTTCGCAGCCGCTGCCGTTCGAGTCTTCCCAGAAGGACACGCCTTCCGGCTTCAGCGACAGGTGGAAGCGGCCGCGGCCGTCGTAATCCGTGCCCTTGCACTCGGCATCGATCTTGACGTCCTTGAACAGGGCTTGCCGCAGGCGGTCCGGCAATTCTGCCTTGTCGTCGCCATCGCTGGCGCTGGCGCCAAACCAGTTCCACACGTCCGTCTCCTGGCCCGTTTTTACGTCCCAGGTGCGGAACCGGATGGAGATGCCATTGGCGCCATAGCCGGCCGGCCAGCGGTAAAACTTGATCGTCACCCAGCGCGGCGACCAGTAGGTGGGCTCCGCATACACTTCGTCTTCCGTCGTGAAGCCGTTGCGGCCCAGGTATTCGCGGCGCGTGGCATAGAAGTCGGCCAGGTCTTTCTTGTTCCTGGCCAGCACGGCGCGCAGTTGGGTATTGATTTTCGCCACGCCATCGCCGGGCGCCATCAATTCCACGGTGATGGTGTCGCCTACTTGCAGGTTGCGGTACTGCTTGCCTTCGAAGGCAATGGCTTTACTCACCTTGGTGCTGGGAAAGTCTTCCAGCGCCAGGTTGTAGGCGTCGCTGGCGCAGGATGGATGGTCGCGGTCGCCTGCCGCTTCCAGCAGGGTCAAGGCCAGCGGCAGGGTCTTGCCGCTTTTCGGGGCTGTCCAGGTGCCGATGAGCTTGTCACTTTGCTTGCCGCCCTGCGGCACATGCAATGACCACGTGCCCGTCGTGTCGCCCTTGGCATCGGACTCGCTCCAGTCGCTCTTGCCGTTCGGCTTGGCCAGCATGATGGGCGTCTTGTAGCGCGTGTAGTAATAATTGCCGCTGCGGTCAGACCCTTGCGTGGGGCTGGGCTGGTTGAAGCAGGCCACGATATTGGCCTTGCCCAAGGTGCCCTGCCACACCCCTTGCACGGGTGGCTCGGCCGCCATGGCGGCGTTCAGGGCGGGCAGGGACAGGCATACAAGCAATGAACGTGGCAAAAAACAGCGCATCGGGTTTTCCGGTGATTGGCGATGGCCGATTCTACATGGCCACTGCCTGGATGTGCCGCACGACAACTAACTGCGAGGGCGCTCCTGCGCCACCACGGTCATGGCCGCACCCAGGTATTGCAGCATGGCCCCGTCGACAAAGCTGCCTTCCATCAGACGCGGTTCCTGCTGGTGCGCCTGGCGGAATTTCAGCTGCGTGGCCGGGTCCGTGCCTGCATAGGAGCGGAACAGTTCCAGCCACTGCCGCGCCAGTTGCAGCACGGCCGGGGCGGTGGGCGGCGTGCGCGCATCCATGGCGGCGCGCACGGCGGCGATCAGGGCCGGCCACTCGCCAGAGCGCTTGCCATAGTTGGCCACGAGGTATGCGTACTCCTGTTCGTCGAGGAAGGGCTGGTACAGCGCTATGCGCGAGGCATTGAAGGCGGCAATGATGAATTGCATCAAGTTCGCATCGATGCTGGTCGTCGCTTGCATGGATGGCTCCTGCGCGTGCATGTCGTTCAGGCGCGCGAACAGGCCGGGGTGGGCGCCCGTGTCGCGCACCAGCTTGACCATCCATTCCGTGGCCAGGGCTTGTGCTTGCGCATCGCCGGGGCCGGCGCCCGCGTCCCTGGCGGCGCGCACTCTTGCCACCAGTGCTTTCCATTCCTGTTCCACAGCCGCGTCCGACAGCAGCGGCAGTTGTTGCAGTTCTTCGTGACTAAAATATTTGTCGTACATGGTCATTAACTCCATCGTGGTGAGCCACTCGGCCAGTTCCGGGGCTTGCCCTTGCGCCAGTTGCGCCTGCAAGGTGCACAGGCGTGCGCGCAGGGTGGATGCCTGTGCGATCTGGCGCTCCAGCATGGCGATCTGCTGCGCCACGATGGCGCTCAAGGGCAGATCCGGGCCGGCGAGTGCGTTGGCGATCTCGGCCAGCGACAGCCCGAACTTGCGCAGCGCCATGATCCGGTGCAACCGGTCCATGTCGCTGTGCTGGTACAGGCGGTAGCCAGCGGGTGTGCGCGCCGAAGGCGAGAGCAGGCCGATGCTGTCGTAGTGGTGCAGGGTGCGGATAGTGAGGCCCGTGAGCCTGGCCAGTTCACCGATTTTCAACAGCATCGTCTTCTCCCTTTCTTCAGTGCGTGCAGCCACGATGGCGCCTGACGCTACGTCAGGGTCAAGCAGGAATGTAGCAGAGGGCCCTGAAAAAAACGGAAAAAGAATCCGTTGACCTTCATTTTTTTGTACGGTATATTTATAAAACCGCATGACGACGTCAGCCAAACAAGCAGGTTCGGGTCAGGTGGAATGACGGAATAGTCGTTGTGCGGCGCAGCAAGTTGCGCCATTGGCCGGGCTGGAAAGATAATCCGCGCAGACGGATTTTTTTCGCAGTTGAGTTGTACGTTAAATATAATATGCCACCGGCAAGATCCGGGCGGCGAGAGAGACGACCATGATGAAAAGTATCGTTTGCGATACGCCCGGCAGTTTGCGCATGGAGCAGCGCCCCGTGCCCGTGCCAGGCGAGGGCGAAGTGCTGCTGCGCATACGTCGCGTCGGCATCTGCGGCACCGACATGCATATCTTCCGCGGCACTCAGCCTTTCCTCAGTTACCCGCGCGTGATGGGCCATGAATTGTCCGGCCATATCGACAGCGCGCCAGCCGGCTCGCGCCTGGCAGTGGGCGACCAGGTCTACGTGATGCCCTACCTTTCCTGCGGCAGCTGCGTGGCGTGCCGCCAGGGCAAGACCAACTGCTGCACCCGCATCGAAGTGTTGGGCGTGCACCGCGACGGCGGCATGAGCGAATACCTGGCGCTGCCCGAGCGCTTTGTCTTCAAGACCGAAGGCATCTCGCTCGACGACGCGGCCATGATCGAATTTCTCGCCATCGGCGCGCATGCCGTCAAGCGCGGCGCGGTCGATGCGGCCAAGCGCGTGCTGGTGGTGGGTGCAGGCCCGATCGGCATGGCCGTGATGCTGTTCGCATCGTTGAAAGGCGCCGAGGTGACGGTGCTCGATGGCCGCGCCGATCGTCTGCAGTTTTGCCGCGAGGCGCTGGGCATCGTCCGCACGGTGGCGCTGGGCGAGGGTGACAAGGAGCAGTTGTCGGATGCCACCGGCGGCGAATTTTTCGACGTGGTCTTTGACGCCACTGGCAATATCGCCGCCATGGAGCGAGGCCTGGATTTTGTCGCCCACGGCGGCAGCTACGTGCTGGTCTCCATCGTGCGCGATCGCCTGTCCTTTTCCGACCCTGAATTCCACAAGCGCGAAACGACCTTGCTGGGTAGCCGTAACGCCACCGTCGACGATTTCGAGGAAGTGGTGGCGGCCATGAAGGCAGGCCTGGTGCCGACCGCGCTGCTCAATACCCACCGCACCACGCTCGACGACTTTACCGGCGTGCTTGATCGCTGGATGCAGCCCGAGGCTGGCGTCATCAAGGCCATCGTCGAGGTCTGAGATGGCGCATTCCAACCCCATACTTCAATTTGGCACCAGCCGCTTCCTGCAGGCGCACGCCGACCTGTTCGTCAGCGAAGCGGCCAGCCAGGGCGAGGCGCTGGGCAATATCACCATCGTGCAGACCACGCACAGTGCGCAGGGCGCGGCGCGCGTGGCGGCGTTTCGCCGCGGCGGCGGCTATCCCGTGCGCATCCGCGGCTGGCAGGATGGCGCGCCAGTCGATGAAGAGCGCCGCTCCCACGCTGTCACGCAAGCCTGGCAAGCCGGCAGCGACTGGCGGCAGGTGCGCGATGCGGCCCAGGCCGCGTGCGTGATTATCTCGAATACGGGCGACACGGGCTACCAGCTGGATGAGGCCGACCACGCCGGCATGCTCGACGGCGCGGCCGTCCCCGCCAGCTTCCCCGCCAAACTGCTGGTGCTGTTGCACGGGCGCTTCCAGGCCGGCGCCGCACCCATCTCGATTTTTCCGTGCGAACTGGTGGCCGATAACGGAAAGGTGCTGCGCCAGGTGGTCGTGACACTGGCGCGGCAATGGCGGGTTTCGCCAGACGCCATCGCCTATCTGGAAACGGGCTGCTTGTGGATTAATTCCCTGGTCGACCGCATCGTTTCCGAGCCGATCGAACCGATAGGCGCGGTGGCCGAGCCCTATGCGCTGTGGGCCATCGAGGCGCAGGAGGGCATGCTGCTGCCGTGCCGCCATCCGCAACTGGTGGTGACGGGCAGTCTGCGCGAGTATGAACAGCGCAAGCTGTTCCTGCTTAACCTGGGCCATACCTATCTGGCGCAGCTGTGGATGGAGCGCGGCAGCCCGGTTGGCATGACGGTGCGCGAGGCGATGGAAGATGGTGGCATGCGCGCCTCGCTGGAAGCCGTGTGGCAGGAGGAGGTGCTGCCCGTGTTTGCCGCCATGGGGACGCCGCACGGTGACGCCGCGCTGGCCTATGTGGCGCAGGTCAGGGAACGTTTCGGCAACCCCTTCCTTGCGCACCGCCTGGCCGACATCG is from Janthinobacterium sp. 61 and encodes:
- a CDS encoding MFS transporter — translated: MRDTNPPLTTALPPTLVWLFATAAGLSVANVYYAQPLLATLAHEFGMTDAASGMVITATQIGCALALLLLVPLGDMLNRRRLTLIQLGLLAITLAALGCARSTAALLGGMLLVGLLGTAMTQGLIAYAASAAASHERGRVVGMAQGGVVIGLLLARTLSGVVADLADWRAVYFVSAAMACALLLLLRRKLPPAQPSNQKLAYGALLASMLDMLMHNKVLRVRGTLAMLMFAVFNIFWSALVLPLTAQGYSHAAIGAFGLVGVIGALGAARAGALADKGRAQWTTGAALLLLLAAWLPLGFAGTALWPLIVGIIALDLAGQAIHVTNQSLIFKQDSDAHSRLVACYMLFYAVGSGMGAIAATSVYALAGWHGVCALGAAVSLLALLFWRLTLPAEKA
- a CDS encoding helix-turn-helix domain-containing protein — encoded protein: MAKRKSLKTDPCPVARALDVIGERWSLLIVRDAFHGMRRFGEFQKSLGVAKNILADRLHTLVEEGIFTVAPASDGTAYQEYVLTQKGLALFPIVVGLRQWSEEQLFEAGEAHSTLLQRGSGLPVRRIDVLAEDGRVLQAGDTVVHKVVTEVEPKA
- a CDS encoding D-amino acid dehydrogenase, which encodes MKRVAVIGGGITGVTSAYALAKRGVNVTLIERHRYAAMETSYANGGQLSASHAEVWNHKATIWNALKWMARRDAPLLLNPTPGWHKLSWFAQFLAAMPHYERNTIATARMAIAAREQLFAWAQTENIAFDHRRAGILHIYRDRRGFERAAGVSRLLAQGGLQRRAVTPQEMRAIEPTLTGDFYGGYYTDSDSTGDIHKFTSGLADACARLGVACRYGAQVTALAREHGKVRVSLGEDSTLFDAVVICAGTASRALAASLGDHVNVYPVKGYSITVQLDDEASQAAAPKVSLLDDATKLVSSRLGEDRLRVAGTAEFNGINYDIRADRIRPLLQWVEQCFPGVNTRKVIPWAGLRPMLPAMLPKVGPGKAPGVYYNTGHGHLGWTLAAATAELVAEVVASSLATNR
- a CDS encoding MerR family transcriptional regulator; translation: MLLKIGELARLTGLTIRTLHHYDSIGLLSPSARTPAGYRLYQHSDMDRLHRIMALRKFGLSLAEIANALAGPDLPLSAIVAQQIAMLERQIAQASTLRARLCTLQAQLAQGQAPELAEWLTTMELMTMYDKYFSHEELQQLPLLSDAAVEQEWKALVARVRAARDAGAGPGDAQAQALATEWMVKLVRDTGAHPGLFARLNDMHAQEPSMQATTSIDANLMQFIIAAFNASRIALYQPFLDEQEYAYLVANYGKRSGEWPALIAAVRAAMDARTPPTAPAVLQLARQWLELFRSYAGTDPATQLKFRQAHQQEPRLMEGSFVDGAMLQYLGAAMTVVAQERPRS
- a CDS encoding zinc-binding alcohol dehydrogenase family protein, whose product is MKSIVCDTPGSLRMEQRPVPVPGEGEVLLRIRRVGICGTDMHIFRGTQPFLSYPRVMGHELSGHIDSAPAGSRLAVGDQVYVMPYLSCGSCVACRQGKTNCCTRIEVLGVHRDGGMSEYLALPERFVFKTEGISLDDAAMIEFLAIGAHAVKRGAVDAAKRVLVVGAGPIGMAVMLFASLKGAEVTVLDGRADRLQFCREALGIVRTVALGEGDKEQLSDATGGEFFDVVFDATGNIAAMERGLDFVAHGGSYVLVSIVRDRLSFSDPEFHKRETTLLGSRNATVDDFEEVVAAMKAGLVPTALLNTHRTTLDDFTGVLDRWMQPEAGVIKAIVEV
- a CDS encoding D-mannonate oxidoreductase; this translates as MAHSNPILQFGTSRFLQAHADLFVSEAASQGEALGNITIVQTTHSAQGAARVAAFRRGGGYPVRIRGWQDGAPVDEERRSHAVTQAWQAGSDWRQVRDAAQAACVIISNTGDTGYQLDEADHAGMLDGAAVPASFPAKLLVLLHGRFQAGAAPISIFPCELVADNGKVLRQVVVTLARQWRVSPDAIAYLETGCLWINSLVDRIVSEPIEPIGAVAEPYALWAIEAQEGMLLPCRHPQLVVTGSLREYEQRKLFLLNLGHTYLAQLWMERGSPVGMTVREAMEDGGMRASLEAVWQEEVLPVFAAMGTPHGDAALAYVAQVRERFGNPFLAHRLADIAQHHAGKIQRRMAPVAALAQQLCPALAQPRLRAMLAPGAQP